In one Modestobacter sp. L9-4 genomic region, the following are encoded:
- a CDS encoding glycoside hydrolase family 13 protein, which translates to MTSPTPAPWWRTAAVYQVLPRSFADGNGDGVGDLIGLRARLPYLAELGVDALWVTPWYPSPMVDNGYDVADYRDVDPALGGLAEAEAFVREAHDLGLRVLVDIVPNHTSDAHAWFQAALAGDAAARARYLFRPGRGEGGALPPNDWESCFGGPSWTRTIDPDGRPGEWYLHSFAPEQPDLDWRNPEVRAEFLDVLRFWFDRGVDGFRVDVAHGLVKEAGLPDGLGRDRRTEEHPGWDQDEVHEVYRAWREVADAYDPPRVFVAEAWVARPERLPMYLRPDELHMAFEFEPLHVAWREGPWRRVIERSLATAELTGAPSAWALTNHDVVRQVTRYARSQWPERGTNETERARWGSEVPDLALGRARARAAALLSTALPGLVYVYEGEELGLQEVEDIPSARRLDPIHARSGGRDPGRDGSRVPLPWSGDSPPYGFSPPGSPEPWLPQPPGWGPLTVAAQEQDPDSTLALYRRALGLRRTLMTGPLEWCPTDDGLLAFARGTTVVWVNFGPDAVPLPAGMRIALASGPAPDGVLPVDTAAWLVPDEEDPR; encoded by the coding sequence GTGACGTCGCCGACCCCCGCCCCGTGGTGGCGGACCGCCGCGGTCTACCAGGTCCTGCCGCGCAGCTTCGCGGACGGGAACGGGGACGGGGTCGGCGACCTGATCGGCCTGCGGGCCCGGCTGCCGTACCTCGCCGAGCTCGGCGTGGACGCGCTCTGGGTGACGCCCTGGTACCCCTCGCCGATGGTCGACAACGGCTACGACGTGGCCGACTACCGGGACGTCGACCCCGCCCTCGGCGGCCTGGCGGAGGCCGAGGCGTTCGTGCGCGAGGCGCACGACCTGGGCCTGCGGGTGCTGGTCGACATCGTGCCCAACCACACCTCCGACGCCCACGCCTGGTTCCAGGCCGCGCTGGCCGGGGACGCGGCGGCCCGGGCCCGCTACCTGTTCCGCCCGGGCCGGGGCGAGGGCGGTGCGCTGCCGCCCAACGACTGGGAGAGCTGCTTCGGCGGTCCGTCCTGGACGCGCACGATCGACCCCGACGGGCGCCCGGGGGAGTGGTACCTGCACTCCTTCGCCCCCGAGCAGCCCGACCTGGACTGGCGCAACCCCGAGGTGCGCGCCGAGTTCCTCGACGTGCTGCGGTTCTGGTTCGACCGCGGCGTCGACGGCTTCCGGGTGGACGTCGCCCACGGGCTGGTCAAGGAGGCCGGGCTGCCCGACGGCCTGGGCCGGGACCGCCGTACCGAGGAGCACCCGGGCTGGGACCAGGACGAGGTGCACGAGGTCTACCGCGCGTGGCGCGAGGTGGCCGACGCCTACGACCCGCCGCGGGTCTTCGTGGCCGAGGCGTGGGTGGCCCGCCCCGAGCGGCTGCCGATGTACCTGCGGCCCGACGAGCTGCACATGGCCTTCGAGTTCGAGCCGCTGCACGTGGCCTGGCGGGAGGGCCCGTGGCGCCGCGTCATCGAGCGCAGCCTGGCCACCGCCGAGCTCACCGGGGCGCCGAGCGCCTGGGCGCTGACCAACCACGACGTGGTGCGGCAGGTGACGCGCTACGCGCGGTCGCAGTGGCCCGAGCGCGGGACCAACGAGACCGAGCGGGCCCGCTGGGGCAGCGAGGTGCCCGACCTGGCGCTGGGCCGGGCCCGGGCGCGCGCGGCCGCGCTGCTGAGCACGGCGCTGCCCGGGCTGGTCTACGTGTACGAGGGGGAGGAGCTCGGCCTGCAGGAGGTCGAGGACATCCCCTCGGCGCGCCGGCTCGACCCGATCCACGCCCGTTCGGGCGGCCGCGACCCGGGGCGGGACGGCTCCCGGGTGCCGCTGCCCTGGTCGGGGGACTCCCCGCCGTACGGGTTCTCCCCGCCCGGCTCTCCGGAGCCCTGGCTGCCGCAGCCGCCCGGCTGGGGGCCGCTCACCGTCGCGGCGCAGGAGCAGGACCCCGACTCGACGCTGGCGCTGTACCGCCGTGCGCTCGGCCTGCGCCGCACGCTGATGACCGGACCGCTGGAGTGGTGCCCCACCGACGACGGCCTGCTCGCCTTCGCCCGCGGGACGACGGTCGTGTGGGTGAACTTCGGGCCGGACGCCGTGCCGCTGCCGGCCGGGATGCGGATCGCACTCGCCTCCGGTCCCGCACCGGACGGGGTGCTGCCGGTCGACACCGCCGCCTGGCTCGTGCCCGACGAGGAGGACCCCCGGTGA
- a CDS encoding ABC transporter substrate-binding protein — translation MQRTPLAALFAASALVLAACGGDDSGSADAAGGSSGAGDKLSVAYVPGLTGNPFYSTVGCGGRDRAKELGVDFKVQGSPTFDVAAQTSVVNALVADKPDALMISVTDATAMAIPLTEAKDAGVDVITIDGDLEDTSIGKANIQSDNLEGGKLAAENLGKLLNGQGEVLAINQSPGNPIGELREQGFAEGLKAFPGIKYLGVQYDENATATAASIASGAASSNPNLKGIYTMATNSTEGAITGVREAGRTGDVKVVGYDTSEPIIQALEDGAVDGIVVQYPYREGALGVEAALALSKGEEVQRNQTVPFVFATPDNVDTDEVQEYLYKVDC, via the coding sequence GTGCAGCGCACCCCCCTGGCCGCCCTCTTCGCGGCGTCCGCCCTCGTGCTCGCCGCCTGTGGCGGCGACGACTCCGGCAGCGCCGACGCCGCCGGCGGCAGCAGCGGCGCCGGCGACAAGCTCTCCGTCGCCTACGTCCCCGGCCTGACCGGCAACCCCTTCTACAGCACCGTCGGCTGCGGCGGCCGCGACCGGGCCAAGGAGCTCGGCGTGGACTTCAAGGTCCAGGGCTCGCCGACCTTCGACGTCGCCGCACAGACCTCCGTGGTCAACGCGCTCGTCGCCGACAAGCCCGACGCGCTGATGATCTCGGTGACCGACGCGACGGCGATGGCCATCCCGCTCACCGAGGCCAAGGACGCCGGCGTCGACGTCATCACCATCGACGGCGACCTCGAGGACACCTCCATCGGGAAGGCCAACATCCAGTCCGACAACCTGGAGGGCGGCAAGCTCGCCGCTGAGAACCTCGGCAAGCTGCTCAACGGCCAGGGCGAGGTGCTGGCCATCAACCAGTCGCCGGGCAACCCGATCGGCGAGCTGCGCGAGCAGGGCTTCGCCGAGGGCCTCAAGGCCTTCCCGGGCATCAAGTACCTCGGCGTCCAGTACGACGAGAACGCCACCGCCACCGCGGCATCCATCGCCTCCGGTGCGGCGTCGTCGAACCCGAACCTCAAGGGCATCTACACGATGGCCACCAACAGCACCGAGGGTGCGATCACCGGCGTGCGCGAGGCCGGCCGCACCGGCGACGTGAAGGTCGTCGGCTACGACACCTCCGAGCCGATCATCCAGGCGCTCGAGGACGGCGCGGTCGACGGAATCGTCGTGCAGTACCCGTACCGCGAGGGCGCCCTGGGCGTCGAGGCGGCGCTGGCCCTGTCCAAGGGCGAGGAGGTCCAGCGCAACCAGACCGTGCCGTTCGTCTTCGCGACCCCGGACAACGTCGACACCGACGAGGTCCAGGAGTACCTCTACAAGGTCGACTGCTGA
- a CDS encoding ABC transporter permease has product MTAIDPAKTPDAARTGTTAKGRRWRRVLASSPAYMTAVLLVLVLVFSFAAPNSFPTPVTLRNVLTDMAVLLVMAVGATFVLVAAGFDISIGSVLVFSGVCAAKVMETQGGDGPGTVVLGAVTALVAGAAWGAINGLVISKLKVPALITTLGSMGAALGAALLISNGTDVRTVPKALIGVATERPLGVSWLVWVAALVAVIGGFVLSQTRFGRHTQLIGSNEESARRAGVDVDRHTFWLYTANGLLAGLAGLLSLTRFATTTISGHTSDGLEVITGVVLGGTSLFGGVGTVIGTVIGMAIPTVLNNGFIQLNVQPFWQEVAIGIVLVVAVYLDQLKRRRRDQV; this is encoded by the coding sequence GTGACCGCGATCGACCCGGCCAAGACCCCTGACGCCGCCCGCACCGGCACCACCGCGAAGGGCCGCCGCTGGCGGCGCGTGCTGGCCTCCTCGCCGGCCTACATGACCGCCGTCCTGCTGGTGCTGGTGCTGGTGTTCTCCTTCGCCGCGCCGAACTCCTTCCCGACCCCGGTCACCCTGCGCAACGTGCTCACCGACATGGCGGTCCTGCTCGTCATGGCCGTCGGCGCGACGTTCGTGCTGGTCGCCGCCGGGTTCGACATCTCGATCGGCTCCGTGCTCGTCTTCTCCGGCGTCTGCGCCGCGAAGGTCATGGAGACCCAGGGCGGTGACGGCCCCGGCACCGTCGTGCTGGGTGCGGTGACGGCCCTGGTCGCGGGCGCGGCGTGGGGCGCGATCAACGGGCTGGTCATCTCCAAGCTCAAGGTGCCCGCACTGATCACCACGCTGGGCTCCATGGGCGCCGCCCTGGGTGCCGCGCTCCTGATCAGCAACGGCACCGACGTGCGCACCGTGCCCAAGGCGCTCATCGGCGTGGCCACCGAACGCCCGCTGGGCGTGAGCTGGCTGGTGTGGGTCGCCGCGCTCGTCGCGGTGATCGGCGGGTTCGTGCTGTCCCAGACCCGGTTCGGGCGGCACACCCAGCTCATCGGCAGCAACGAGGAGTCCGCCCGGCGGGCCGGGGTCGACGTCGACCGGCACACCTTCTGGCTCTACACCGCCAACGGCCTGCTCGCCGGCCTCGCCGGGCTGCTGTCCCTCACCCGCTTCGCCACCACCACGATCAGCGGGCACACCAGTGACGGCCTGGAGGTCATCACCGGCGTCGTGCTCGGTGGCACCAGCCTCTTCGGCGGTGTGGGCACGGTGATCGGCACGGTGATCGGCATGGCCATCCCCACCGTGCTCAACAACGGCTTCATCCAGCTCAACGTCCAGCCGTTCTGGCAGGAGGTGGCCATCGGCATCGTGCTGGTGGTCGCCGTCTACCTCGACCAGCTCAAGCGTCGCCGACGCGACCAGGTCTGA
- a CDS encoding ATP-binding cassette domain-containing protein — MSVVLEARGVVKSFGHVEVLREVDFTARAGEVTALIGDNGAGKSTLIKILSGALQRDGGEVLIDGKPVQMASPTRARELGIETVYQDLALAPELGPAENAFAGRELLRPGLAGKLRMLDKKTMRARAEEAFTSMGTDVKDLDAPVGALSGGQRQSVAICRAVMWAKRVVIMDEPTAALGVRQTGKVIELVRRVASTGVAVVLITHNMPEVLEAADSVQVLRLGRRVADLQAKDSTVEQLVGAMTGALDVRADPPGEHR, encoded by the coding sequence ATGAGCGTCGTGCTCGAGGCACGCGGCGTGGTCAAGTCCTTCGGCCACGTGGAGGTCCTGCGCGAGGTCGACTTCACCGCCCGCGCCGGCGAGGTGACCGCGCTGATCGGCGACAACGGCGCCGGCAAGAGCACCCTGATCAAGATCCTGTCCGGTGCCCTGCAGCGCGACGGCGGTGAGGTGCTGATCGACGGGAAGCCGGTGCAGATGGCCTCCCCCACCCGCGCCCGCGAGCTCGGCATCGAGACCGTCTACCAGGACCTGGCGCTGGCTCCCGAGCTCGGCCCTGCCGAGAACGCCTTCGCCGGACGCGAGCTGCTCCGGCCCGGGCTGGCCGGCAAGCTGCGGATGCTGGACAAGAAGACGATGCGCGCCCGCGCCGAGGAGGCCTTCACCTCCATGGGCACCGACGTGAAGGACCTCGACGCACCCGTCGGGGCGCTGTCCGGCGGTCAGCGCCAGAGCGTGGCGATCTGCCGCGCGGTCATGTGGGCCAAGCGGGTCGTGATCATGGACGAGCCCACCGCCGCCCTCGGCGTGCGCCAGACCGGCAAGGTCATCGAGCTCGTGCGCCGCGTGGCCAGCACCGGCGTCGCCGTCGTGCTGATCACCCACAACATGCCCGAGGTGCTCGAGGCCGCCGACAGCGTGCAGGTGCTGCGGCTGGGCCGTCGGGTCGCCGACCTGCAGGCCAAGGACTCCACCGTCGAGCAGCTCGTCGGTGCCATGACCGGCGCCCTGGACGTCCGGGCCGACCCCCCGGGAGAGCACCGGTGA
- a CDS encoding GNAT family N-acetyltransferase — MTPALDVRSLPTADLDATGRATLRAFLVAAYGGRFGDESWSHALGGVHVLATVDGELAGHASVVQRQLVAGPDTVRAGFVEAVATAAARRRQGVGTAVMTEVERLVTGGYELGALSASEDGRGLYAARGWLPWTGPLAALTPDGVVPTPDEAVFVLPTPETPPGLDTAARLVCDWRRGELW, encoded by the coding sequence GTGACCCCGGCCCTCGACGTGCGCTCCCTGCCGACCGCCGACCTCGACGCGACCGGACGGGCGACCCTGCGCGCGTTCCTGGTCGCCGCGTACGGCGGCCGGTTCGGCGACGAGAGCTGGTCGCACGCCCTCGGCGGGGTGCACGTGCTCGCCACGGTCGACGGCGAGCTGGCCGGGCACGCCTCGGTCGTCCAGCGGCAACTCGTCGCCGGCCCGGACACGGTGCGGGCCGGGTTCGTCGAGGCCGTCGCCACGGCTGCGGCGCGGCGCCGGCAGGGCGTGGGCACCGCGGTGATGACCGAGGTCGAGCGGCTGGTGACCGGCGGGTACGAGCTCGGCGCGCTGTCGGCCAGCGAGGACGGCCGGGGTCTCTACGCGGCGCGGGGCTGGCTGCCGTGGACCGGTCCGCTGGCCGCGCTCACCCCGGACGGCGTCGTCCCCACCCCGGACGAGGCGGTGTTCGTGCTGCCCACACCCGAGACGCCACCGGGGCTGGACACCGCCGCGCGACTGGTCTGCGACTGGCGCCGCGGCGAGCTCTGGTGA
- the fdhA gene encoding formaldehyde dehydrogenase, glutathione-independent, which produces MAGNRGVAYIEPGKVEVHETDYPKLELLDGPGVNPANVGRKLNHGVILKVVTTNICGSDQHMVRGRTTAPPNLVLGHEILGEVVEKGPDVEFIEVGDICSVPFNIACGRCRNCKEGKTGICLNVNPARPGAAYGYVDMGGWVGGQAEYVTVPYADWNLLKFPDRDQALAKVLDLTMLSDIFPTGFHGAVTAGVKPGSTVYIAGAGPVGLAAAVGAQLLGAAVVIVSDLNEDRLAQARSFGCETVDVSKGAPQDQIEQILGVPEVDAAVDAVGFEARGHGEGAGKEAPATVLNSLMEITAAGGAIGIPGLYVTGDPGGIDEAAKVGALSLSLGTGWAKSISFTTGQCPVMRYNRQLMMAILHDKVQIAKAVNATTIPLDQAPQAYAEFDQGAAKKYVIDPHGMVPNAA; this is translated from the coding sequence ATGGCTGGCAACAGAGGCGTTGCGTACATCGAGCCCGGCAAGGTCGAGGTCCACGAGACCGACTACCCCAAGCTGGAACTGCTGGACGGCCCGGGTGTGAACCCGGCGAACGTGGGTCGTAAGCTCAACCACGGCGTGATCCTCAAGGTGGTCACGACCAACATCTGCGGCAGCGACCAGCACATGGTCCGCGGCCGCACCACCGCACCGCCGAACCTGGTGCTGGGCCACGAGATCCTCGGCGAGGTCGTCGAGAAGGGCCCGGACGTCGAGTTCATCGAGGTCGGCGACATCTGCTCCGTGCCGTTCAACATCGCCTGCGGGCGCTGTCGCAACTGCAAGGAGGGCAAGACCGGCATCTGCCTGAACGTGAACCCCGCCCGTCCCGGCGCCGCCTACGGCTACGTGGACATGGGCGGCTGGGTCGGCGGGCAGGCCGAGTACGTCACGGTGCCCTACGCCGACTGGAACCTGCTGAAGTTCCCCGACCGGGACCAGGCGCTGGCCAAGGTGCTGGACCTGACGATGCTGTCGGACATCTTCCCGACCGGCTTCCACGGTGCGGTCACCGCGGGCGTCAAGCCCGGGTCGACGGTGTACATCGCCGGTGCCGGCCCCGTCGGGCTGGCCGCGGCGGTCGGTGCGCAGCTGCTCGGTGCCGCCGTCGTCATCGTCTCCGACCTCAACGAGGACCGGCTGGCCCAGGCCCGCAGCTTCGGCTGCGAGACCGTCGACGTGTCCAAGGGCGCCCCGCAGGACCAGATCGAGCAGATCCTGGGCGTCCCCGAGGTCGACGCCGCCGTCGACGCGGTGGGCTTCGAGGCCCGCGGCCACGGTGAGGGCGCGGGCAAGGAGGCCCCGGCCACGGTGCTGAACTCGCTGATGGAGATCACCGCCGCCGGCGGCGCGATCGGCATCCCCGGGCTCTACGTCACCGGCGACCCCGGCGGCATCGACGAGGCGGCCAAGGTCGGCGCGCTGTCGCTGTCCCTGGGCACCGGCTGGGCGAAGTCGATCTCCTTCACCACCGGTCAGTGCCCGGTCATGCGCTACAACCGCCAGCTGATGATGGCGATCCTGCACGACAAGGTGCAGATCGCGAAGGCGGTCAACGCCACGACCATCCCGCTGGACCAGGCGCCGCAGGCCTACGCCGAGTTCGACCAGGGCGCGGCGAAGAAGTACGTGATCGACCCGCACGGCATGGTCCCGAACGCCGCATGA
- a CDS encoding type III polyketide synthase translates to MSGAVITGAGHALPATYTQRDVWDGFFAEQYAGVRAAERVFMAAGVESRHAVAYPVDEDLTQWGTGARMERYITEAVPLGKQSVAGALDAAGLAPGDVGMFAVATCTGYATPGLDIRLASDLGMPLDLQRLMVGHMGCYAALPGLGAVGDYVAARSRPAVLLCLELTSLHVQPALPELEQVVTHSLFSDASAAVVVEPGAGRGRRIAATVARTDFATADHMTWDVTDLGFLMGLSPRVPDVLGRHVGGVVEELLATAGLRIEDVAGWAVHPGGPRILDVVRDTLGLAEEEMSASRTVLAEHGNCSSATVLLVLEELGDVDGPVVALAFGPGLTLYATLLLPA, encoded by the coding sequence ATGAGCGGAGCGGTGATCACCGGCGCGGGGCACGCGCTCCCGGCCACGTACACCCAGCGCGACGTGTGGGACGGGTTCTTCGCCGAGCAGTACGCCGGCGTGCGCGCCGCCGAGCGCGTGTTCATGGCCGCCGGCGTCGAGAGCCGGCACGCGGTCGCCTACCCGGTCGACGAGGACCTCACCCAGTGGGGCACCGGCGCCCGGATGGAGCGCTACATCACCGAGGCCGTGCCGCTGGGCAAGCAGTCCGTCGCCGGTGCCCTGGACGCCGCCGGTCTCGCCCCGGGCGACGTCGGGATGTTCGCCGTGGCCACCTGCACCGGCTACGCGACCCCCGGGCTGGACATCCGGCTGGCCAGCGACCTCGGCATGCCGCTGGACCTGCAGCGGCTGATGGTCGGGCACATGGGCTGCTACGCCGCGCTCCCGGGGCTGGGGGCGGTGGGCGACTACGTGGCGGCCCGGTCCCGCCCCGCGGTGCTGCTGTGCCTGGAGCTGACCAGCCTGCACGTGCAGCCGGCCCTGCCCGAGCTCGAGCAGGTCGTCACGCACTCGCTGTTCAGCGACGCCTCCGCCGCCGTGGTCGTCGAGCCCGGTGCCGGGCGCGGCCGCCGGATCGCCGCGACGGTCGCCCGCACCGACTTCGCCACCGCCGACCACATGACCTGGGACGTCACCGACCTGGGCTTCCTCATGGGGCTGTCGCCGCGGGTGCCCGACGTCCTCGGCCGGCACGTCGGCGGCGTGGTGGAGGAGCTGCTGGCCACCGCCGGTCTGCGCATCGAGGACGTCGCCGGCTGGGCCGTGCACCCCGGTGGGCCGCGGATCCTCGACGTCGTCCGGGACACCCTGGGGCTGGCCGAGGAGGAGATGAGCGCCTCGCGGACGGTGCTTGCCGAGCACGGCAACTGCTCGTCGGCCACCGTGCTGCTCGTGCTGGAGGAGCTCGGCGACGTCGACGGCCCGGTCGTGGCGCTGGCCTTCGGCCCCGGCCTGACCCTCTACGCGACCCTGCTGCTGCCGGCCTGA
- a CDS encoding methyltransferase domain-containing protein, with amino-acid sequence MQLNDPAQYDELADQWWDPQGAFAMLHWLAASRAGHVPPASRPGALLVDLACGGGLMAPHVARLGYRHVGVDIGLTGLRTARDHGVTVVRGSALAVPLADGVADVVTAGEVLEHVEDPGQVLAESARLLRPGGVLVLDSIAATRTAGLVAVRVAERLPGGPPPGIHDPALFVDRGDLLATAARVGLDLRLVGLRPSVRDLVAWRRGRRDVVRLRAMPYSGVLFAGYGTKRGTTERHTAGTARTVGA; translated from the coding sequence GTGCAGCTCAACGACCCGGCGCAGTACGACGAGCTGGCCGACCAGTGGTGGGACCCCCAGGGCGCCTTCGCGATGCTGCACTGGCTGGCGGCCTCCCGCGCCGGGCACGTCCCGCCGGCGTCCCGGCCCGGTGCGCTGCTGGTCGACCTGGCCTGCGGCGGCGGGCTCATGGCCCCGCACGTGGCGCGGCTGGGCTACCGGCACGTCGGGGTCGACATCGGGCTGACCGGGCTGCGCACCGCCCGCGACCACGGGGTGACCGTGGTCCGGGGGTCCGCGCTCGCGGTGCCGCTGGCCGACGGGGTGGCCGACGTGGTCACCGCGGGGGAGGTCCTGGAGCACGTCGAGGACCCCGGGCAGGTGCTCGCCGAGAGCGCGCGGCTGCTGCGGCCCGGCGGCGTCCTCGTCCTGGACTCCATCGCCGCCACCCGGACGGCCGGGCTGGTCGCGGTGCGGGTCGCCGAGCGGCTGCCCGGCGGCCCGCCACCGGGCATCCACGACCCGGCGCTGTTCGTCGACCGCGGCGACCTGCTGGCCACCGCCGCCCGCGTGGGCCTGGACCTGCGGCTGGTGGGCCTGCGGCCGTCGGTGCGGGACCTGGTGGCGTGGCGGCGCGGCCGGCGCGACGTCGTCCGGCTGCGCGCGATGCCCTACAGCGGGGTCCTGTTCGCCGGCTACGGCACCAAGCGGGGCACGACCGAGCGGCACACCGCCGGGACCGCACGTACGGTCGGCGCATGA
- a CDS encoding DUF3140 domain-containing protein has protein sequence MSGADADSDTIRREFGEAVNMTAGELEKWLGTDESQSVGQKKDGAAESTGHESGRRIVELLHTKKADLTDDDLAHMRKVHGYVQRHLAQEPEHEDVETSKWRYSLMNWGHDPLKK, from the coding sequence ATGTCCGGAGCGGACGCCGACAGCGACACGATCCGCCGCGAGTTCGGCGAGGCGGTGAACATGACCGCCGGTGAGCTGGAGAAGTGGCTGGGCACGGACGAGTCGCAGTCCGTCGGCCAGAAGAAGGACGGGGCCGCGGAGTCCACCGGTCACGAGTCCGGACGCCGGATCGTCGAGCTGCTGCACACCAAGAAGGCCGACCTCACCGACGACGACCTGGCGCACATGCGCAAGGTGCACGGCTACGTGCAGCGGCACCTGGCGCAGGAGCCCGAGCACGAGGACGTCGAGACCTCGAAGTGGCGGTACAGCCTGATGAACTGGGGCCACGACCCGCTGAAGAAGTAG
- a CDS encoding DUF6328 family protein, with the protein MVGKRAAGAGAASTRRYGELVQRTAERRGETPDQVLDRNLSELLQELRVAFTGVQLLFAFLLTLPFQARFDQLDEVGVAVYTVTLLSTALATLTLIAPVSFHRLVFRRHRKAALVAVADRLLRTGLALLLLAITSATLLVLDVALGRPSAVAGAVVVAAFGVVLWYVLPVSQRRRGPGTEPAGDEEPRP; encoded by the coding sequence GTGGTCGGGAAACGAGCGGCCGGGGCCGGCGCGGCGAGCACCCGCCGGTACGGCGAGCTCGTGCAGCGCACCGCCGAGCGCCGCGGCGAGACCCCGGACCAGGTGCTGGACCGCAACCTCTCCGAGCTGCTGCAGGAGCTGCGGGTCGCCTTCACCGGCGTGCAGCTGCTCTTCGCCTTCCTGCTGACGCTGCCGTTCCAGGCCAGGTTCGACCAGCTCGACGAGGTCGGGGTGGCCGTCTACACGGTCACCCTGCTGTCGACGGCGCTGGCCACGCTGACGCTCATCGCCCCGGTGTCCTTCCACCGGCTGGTGTTCCGGCGGCACCGGAAGGCCGCGCTGGTGGCCGTGGCCGACCGGCTGCTGCGCACCGGGCTGGCCCTGCTCCTGCTGGCCATCACCAGCGCCACCCTGCTGGTCCTCGACGTCGCGCTGGGCCGCCCGTCCGCGGTGGCCGGCGCCGTCGTCGTCGCGGCGTTCGGCGTCGTCCTCTGGTACGTCCTGCCCGTCAGCCAGCGACGGCGCGGCCCGGGCACCGAGCCCGCGGGGGACGAGGAGCCGCGCCCGTAG